In a single window of the Etheostoma spectabile isolate EspeVRDwgs_2016 chromosome 3, UIUC_Espe_1.0, whole genome shotgun sequence genome:
- the gpr4 gene encoding G-protein coupled receptor 4, with amino-acid sequence MTMCNITFCNVDSKVDQFFQPTLYIIVIVLGLPTNCMALWAAYMQVRQRNELGIYLMNLSVADLLYITTLPLWIDYFLQHDDWIHGQESCKLFGFIFYTNIYVSIAFLCCISLDRYLAVAYPLRFAKVRRIKTAILVSAMVWTIEIIANSAPLFHDELFQDRFNHTFCFEKYPMQDWVAGMNLYRTFLGFLAPWTAMLVAYRGILVAVRCNVSTERQEKAKIQRLALSLILIVLLCFGPYHILLLVRSVMFIQKPCDCSSEESLFAAYHVSLALTSLNCVADPILYCFVNEGARHDVGRALSALLSAACKRRSSSSPSNADILNAGSVTFETPLAAKKQPCVYADGDKTNSYKTELVALKEECLQMTILSVRK; translated from the exons ATGACAATGTGCAACATCACCTTCTGTAATGTGGACAGTAAGGTGGACCAGTTCTTCCAGCCCACGCTCTACATCATCGTCATCGTTCTGGGGCTGCCCACCAACTGCATGGCCTTGTGGGCAGCCTACATGCAG GTACGGCAACGCAATGAGCTCGGCATCTACCTGATGAACCTGTCAGTGGCTGACCTCCTCTACATCACCACTCTGCCTCTGTGGATCGACTACTTCCTGCAGCACGATGACTGGATCCACGGTCAGGAGAGCTGCAAGCTATTTGGCTTCATCTTCTACACCAACATCTACGTCAGCATCGCCTTCCTCTGCTGCATATCCCTGGACAGGTACCTGGCCGTGGCATATCCACTGCGCTTCGCCAAGGTTCGACGAATCAAAACAG CTATCCTGGTCAGCGCCATGGTGTGGACAATTGAGATCATAGCCAACTCTGCTCCTCTCTTCCACGATGAGCTCTTCCAGGATCGATTCAACCACACTTTCTGCTTTGAGAAGTATCCCATGCAGGACTGGGTGGCAGGGATGAACCTCTACAGGACATTCCTGGGCTTCCTCGCTCCATGGACAGCCATGCTAGTTGCCTACCGTGGGATTCTGGTAGCGGTGCGCTGCAACGTCTCAACAGAGCGCCAGGAAAAGGCCAAAATTCAGCGTCTGGCGTTGAGTCTGATCCTGATCGTTTTGCTCTGCTTTGGACCGTACCACATCCTCCTGCTGGTGCGGAGTGTCATGTTCATACAGAAGCCATGTGACTGCAGCTCAGAGGAGAGCTTGTTTGCAGCGTACCACGTATCGCTGGCGCTGACCAGCCTCAACTGCGTTGCCGACCCCATTTTGTACTGTTTTGTCAACGAGGGGGCGAGGCACGACGTTGGCCGAGCTCTCTCAGCTTTACTTTCTGCAGCATGCAAACGGCGCTCCTCTTCCTCACCATCAAACGCCGACATACTCAATGCTGGTTCGGTGACTTTCGAAACGCCGCTGGCAGCAAAGAAGCAGCCTTGTGTGTACGCTGATGGAGACAAGACCAACAGCTACAAGACAGAACTGGTGGCTCTGAAGGAGGAGTGTCTACAGATGACCATCCTCAGTGTTAGGAAGTGA